The Setaria viridis chromosome 6, Setaria_viridis_v4.0, whole genome shotgun sequence genome contains a region encoding:
- the LOC117860619 gene encoding mitogen-activated protein kinase 2 has product MRMEGPGGGGGGAGGVGGCLGLGHGGEAQIKGTHTHGGRYVQYNVYGNLFEVSAKYVPPIRPVGRGAIGIICAAVNAQTREEVAIKKIGNAFDNQIDAKRTLREIKLLRHMNHENVISVKDIIRPPRRENFNDVYIVYELMDTDLHHLLRSNQPLTDDHCQYFVYQLLRGLKYVHSANVLHRDLRPSNLLLNAKCDLKIGDFGLARTTTETDFMMEYVVTRWYRAPELLLNCSEYTQAIDMWSVGCILGEIVTREPLFPGKDYVHQLRLITELVGSPDDTSLGFLRSDNARRYVRSLPQYPKQHFRARFPTMSSGAMDLLERMLVFDPSKRITVDEALCHPYLASLHEINDEPVCPAPFSFDFEQPSLTEEAIKELIWKESLKFNPDPIH; this is encoded by the exons ATGCGAATGGAGgggccgggaggaggcggaggcggcgccggcggcgtgggaggGTGCCTGGGGCTGGGACACGGCGGCGAGGCGCAGATCAAGGGCACGCACACGCACGGCGGACGCTACGTGCAGTACAACGTCTACGGCAACCTCTTCGAGGTCTCCGCCAAGTACGTCCCGCCCATCCGGCCCGTCGGGCGCGGCGCCATCGGCATCATCTG TGCTGCTGTCAATGCGCAGACTCGCGAGGAGGTCGCCATCAAGAAGATCGGTAACGCGTTCGACAATCAGATCGATGCGAAACGCACTTTGCGAGAAATTAAGTTGCTGAGGCACATGAATCATGAAAAT GTTATTTCAGTGAAGGACATCATACGCCCACCCAGGAGGGAGAACTTCAACGATGTCTATATCGTTTACGAGTTGATGGACACTGATCTTCATCACCTTCTACGATCAAACCAGCCACTAACTGATGATCATTGTCAG TATTTCGTCTATCAGCTGCTTCGAGGATTGAAGTACGTCCACTCGGCGAATGTCTTGCACAGAGACCTCAGGCCGAGCAACCTGCTGCTGAATGCCAAATGTGATCTGAAAATTGGGGATTTTGGCCTTGCAAGGACCACAACTGAAACTGACTTCATGATGGAGTATGTTGTTACGCGGTGGTACAGAGCGCCCGAACTCCTGCTGAACTGCTCAGAATACACTCAGGCTATTGATATGTGGTCAGTAGGCTGCATCCTTGGCGAGATTGTTACAAGAGAGCCTCTGTTTCCTGGAAAAGATTATGTTCATCAGCTGAGGCTAATAACCGAG CTGGTAGGCTCACCTGATGACACAAGCCTTGGGTTCCTCCGAAGCGATAACGCCCGCAGATATGTGAGGTCCCTTCCTCAATACCCCAAGCAACACTTCCGTGCGCGGTTCCCCACTATGTCTAGTGGTGCCATGGATTTGCTTGAGAGGATGCTTGTGTTTGATCCGAGCAAAAGGATTACTG TTGATGAGGCTCTATGCCACCCGTACCTGGCATCCCTTCATGAGATAAATGATGAACCCGTTTGCCCAGCGCCTTTCAGCTTCGACTTTGAGCAACCATCGCTCACCGAAGAAGCTATCAAGGAGCTCATATGGAAGGAGTCTCTCAAGTTCAACCCTGATCCAATCCACTAA